From Sinorhizobium sp. RAC02, a single genomic window includes:
- a CDS encoding MarR family winged helix-turn-helix transcriptional regulator — protein sequence METPTDSHSITERLREGLSRVGMAMRIDEWNRSKASGLNPTQLAILTLLEGRGVDGLGVREIAAHLGVSQPTATDSINALERKAYLEKRPEASDRRAVRVVPTAAGLAALSASGTGNGLAAEALGALDEREQEELLLTLVKMIRHLQVAEAIPVQRMCVTCRHFSPFAHADTTRPHHCHFVDAAFGQRALRVDCRDHDEADPASRAATWDAFQAG from the coding sequence ATGGAGACGCCCACAGACTCACATTCCATCACCGAACGCCTTCGCGAAGGCCTTTCCCGCGTCGGCATGGCCATGCGCATCGACGAATGGAACCGGTCGAAGGCGAGTGGGCTCAACCCGACGCAGCTTGCCATCCTGACGCTGCTGGAAGGACGCGGGGTGGACGGCCTTGGCGTGCGCGAGATCGCCGCCCATCTCGGCGTTTCGCAGCCGACGGCGACGGATTCGATCAATGCCCTGGAGCGCAAGGCCTATCTGGAGAAGCGGCCGGAGGCGAGCGACCGGCGCGCGGTGCGCGTGGTGCCGACGGCGGCGGGCCTTGCAGCCCTTTCCGCCTCGGGCACCGGCAATGGCCTTGCCGCCGAGGCCCTTGGCGCGCTCGATGAACGCGAGCAGGAAGAACTCCTCCTCACCCTCGTCAAGATGATCCGGCATCTGCAAGTGGCGGAGGCTATCCCCGTCCAGCGCATGTGCGTGACCTGTCGCCATTTCTCGCCCTTCGCGCATGCGGATACCACGCGCCCCCATCATTGTCATTTCGTCGATGCCGCCTTCGGCCAGCGCGCGTTGCGCGTCGATTGCCGCGATCACGATGAAGCCGATCCCGCATCCCGGGCTGCCACCTGGGATGCCTTTCAAGCGGGATAG
- a CDS encoding redoxin family protein yields the protein MTTPETPLAPELAISEWFNTPVPLTLAGLRGRPVFLHSFQLLCPGCVAQAIPQVQRIERVFAHTDLQVLGIHTVFEHHAAMSPITLKAFLHEYRLKSPVGIDKAQEGSNIPVTMQRFGLRGTPSSVLIGRDGTILHQAFGVEDDIAVGARIAMALSAPPVQSTAAGDDTCTDGRCAIPTPSVVTP from the coding sequence ATGACCACGCCTGAGACGCCACTTGCCCCGGAACTCGCGATCAGCGAATGGTTCAACACACCGGTCCCGCTGACACTCGCCGGCCTGCGCGGGCGGCCGGTCTTCCTGCACAGTTTCCAGCTCCTCTGCCCCGGCTGCGTGGCGCAGGCCATTCCGCAGGTCCAGCGCATCGAGCGCGTCTTCGCCCACACGGATCTGCAGGTCCTCGGCATCCACACGGTCTTCGAACACCATGCAGCCATGTCACCGATCACCCTCAAGGCATTCCTCCACGAGTACCGGCTGAAATCCCCGGTCGGCATCGACAAGGCCCAAGAGGGATCGAATATTCCGGTGACGATGCAGCGCTTCGGGCTGCGCGGAACCCCCTCCTCCGTGCTGATCGGGCGGGACGGCACCATCCTGCACCAGGCTTTCGGCGTGGAGGACGACATCGCCGTCGGAGCACGGATCGCCATGGCACTTTCCGCTCCCCCGGTACAGTCCACCGCAGCCGGGGATGACACCTGCACCGATGGCCGCTGCGCCATACCGACACCGTCGGTTGTCACGCCATGA
- a CDS encoding MOSC domain-containing protein: MTEVALLSLRIGSVAPLGARGVPSGIVKSPVDHALALTKTGLTGDMQGDTVRHGGLEKAVHHYPFEHYAEWTSDLGPHPLLAGPGAFGENLSTVGLTESMVAIGDVFELGTAVLEVSQGRQPCWKLNERFGRTEMARLVQSTGRTGWYYRVLTPGTVSPADRLILHERRAPEWTLTRIWRAFYIDPLNHSELAGIAALECLADSWRSHAARRLESNRVEDWTKRLTGSA, encoded by the coding sequence ATGACGGAAGTCGCATTGCTCAGCCTGCGCATCGGCAGCGTCGCGCCGCTGGGCGCACGCGGCGTGCCAAGCGGCATCGTGAAATCGCCGGTCGACCATGCGCTTGCTCTGACCAAGACCGGTCTTACCGGCGACATGCAGGGTGATACGGTGCGGCATGGGGGGCTGGAAAAGGCCGTGCACCACTACCCCTTCGAACACTATGCCGAGTGGACGAGCGATCTCGGGCCGCATCCCCTTCTTGCCGGCCCCGGCGCCTTCGGCGAGAACCTTTCGACGGTCGGACTGACGGAGAGCATGGTGGCGATCGGGGATGTCTTCGAGCTCGGCACCGCGGTCCTTGAGGTCAGCCAGGGGCGGCAGCCCTGCTGGAAGCTGAACGAGCGCTTCGGCCGAACGGAGATGGCGCGCCTGGTGCAGTCGACCGGACGAACCGGCTGGTATTACCGGGTGCTCACACCCGGCACCGTCTCGCCCGCCGACCGCCTTATCCTGCATGAGCGTCGTGCGCCGGAATGGACGCTGACGCGCATCTGGCGTGCCTTCTACATCGATCCGCTCAACCACTCGGAGTTGGCCGGCATCGCCGCGCTCGAGTGCCTTGCCGACAGCTGGCGCAGCCACGCCGCCCGACGGCTGGAAAGCAATCGGGTCGAGGATTGGACGAAACGCCTCACCGGCTCCGCCTGA
- a CDS encoding AcvB/VirJ family lysyl-phosphatidylglycerol hydrolase, producing the protein MKVFCPLALAILFSCVAPRFTVAQENSKTFATGMIPADHILLPDGAPGASVFLISDAEGWGSEEDRQAANLVAKGAAVIGIDFPSYLRALRADVGDCVYMISDVESLAHQVQRAGGAASYNPPIVAGIGEGGALALAMIAQSPAATLGEAIAVDPVAGIPLDKVLCTPASKTKADGRTMYGFSDGPLPAPVTVFFTDKAQQAGRDHVAALKQAHADIDVRDETASALDTLAQSVADRVDAAGDTDGSLGLPLAILKAAPAFDTMAVVYSGDGGWRDIDKQVAGALQQRGIPVIGVDSLRYFWSERKPQETADDLSRIIGAFRKEWNVKHVLLVGYSFGADILPATYNLLSPEDRSRVPQLTLMALSHQVDYEISVSGWLGVAGEGAGGDPIDDIARIDPKRVQCISGTEEDDDPCPTLKSSGVEAIAINGGHHFDGDYEGLADRIVNGLKARLEAN; encoded by the coding sequence ATGAAGGTTTTTTGCCCTCTCGCGCTTGCCATCCTTTTCTCCTGCGTGGCACCCCGCTTTACCGTCGCGCAGGAAAACAGCAAAACCTTTGCTACCGGTATGATCCCCGCTGACCACATCCTGCTGCCGGATGGCGCCCCCGGTGCGAGCGTCTTTCTGATCTCGGATGCTGAGGGCTGGGGATCCGAGGAGGACAGGCAAGCCGCAAATCTCGTTGCAAAAGGCGCGGCCGTGATCGGTATTGATTTTCCGTCTTATCTCAGGGCCCTGCGGGCCGATGTCGGCGACTGTGTCTATATGATTTCCGATGTCGAATCGCTTGCCCATCAAGTCCAGCGCGCCGGTGGGGCGGCGAGCTACAATCCACCCATCGTCGCCGGCATCGGCGAGGGGGGTGCGCTGGCGCTCGCCATGATCGCCCAGAGTCCAGCCGCCACGCTTGGCGAGGCCATCGCCGTCGATCCTGTGGCCGGAATCCCGCTCGACAAGGTTCTCTGCACGCCCGCCTCCAAGACGAAGGCGGATGGGCGAACAATGTATGGTTTCTCCGATGGGCCGTTGCCCGCACCCGTGACCGTGTTCTTCACCGATAAGGCGCAGCAAGCGGGTCGCGATCACGTCGCCGCGCTGAAACAGGCGCATGCCGATATCGACGTGCGGGATGAAACAGCCTCGGCGCTGGACACCTTGGCGCAATCGGTAGCCGACCGGGTCGATGCCGCTGGTGATACGGACGGCTCGCTCGGCCTGCCGCTCGCCATCCTCAAAGCTGCGCCTGCCTTTGACACGATGGCGGTGGTCTATTCGGGGGATGGCGGCTGGCGCGACATCGACAAGCAGGTGGCGGGTGCGCTGCAACAACGCGGCATTCCTGTCATCGGCGTGGACTCCTTGCGGTACTTCTGGTCCGAGCGCAAACCGCAGGAGACGGCGGACGATCTTTCCCGTATCATCGGGGCCTTCCGCAAGGAGTGGAACGTCAAACACGTCCTGCTCGTCGGTTATTCCTTTGGCGCGGACATCCTGCCGGCAACCTACAACCTGCTTTCGCCTGAGGACCGCTCCCGGGTGCCACAACTCACCCTCATGGCGCTCTCCCATCAGGTCGACTACGAAATCTCCGTATCCGGCTGGCTCGGTGTTGCGGGCGAAGGGGCGGGTGGCGATCCCATCGACGACATCGCCAGGATAGACCCCAAACGCGTGCAATGCATTTCCGGTACGGAGGAGGATGACGACCCTTGCCCGACGCTCAAATCCTCCGGTGTGGAGGCGATTGCTATCAATGGGGGGCATCATTTCGATGGTGACTACGAAGGCCTTGCCGATCGGATCGTCAACGGGCTCAAGGCACGGCTTGAGGCAAACTGA